In Phocoena sinus isolate mPhoSin1 chromosome 10, mPhoSin1.pri, whole genome shotgun sequence, a single genomic region encodes these proteins:
- the SCAF11 gene encoding protein SCAF11 isoform X1 has translation MKKKTLYTLNVGDQDYEDMEGEENKDNTAAIGLLYNEADRCPICLSCLLEKEIGFPESCNHVFCLTCILKWAETLASCPIDRKPFQAVFKFSALEGCVKVHIKRQLRETNDKKNESSFKKQLSCQENSKSCMRKKVKREDLLSAKLYDLKMIYRNSKYSEMGGKENAIIKTNKPQRSNPCTNQCFRNFFSNIFSSSSHTGESSFTSTAYCTEFIEVNEISALIRQKRQELELSWFPDTLPGIGRISFIPWNIETEVLPLISSSVLPRTIFPTSTISLENFGTSCKGYALAHTQEGEEKKQTSGTSNTRGSRRKPAATTPTRRSTRNTRAEPVSQSQRSPVSNNSGCDAPDSNNPSVSVSSSGESEKQTRQAPKRKSVRRGRKLPLLKKKLRSSVPPPEKSSSSDSVDEEIVESDIPPVLEKEHQSDVESSSTVQMNTENESADGLRRCREPVEESEERSETHDTEERVEPLYSESGTQGPPVLVGEEEEIQKVENTGIEANMLCLESEISKNASEKGGDPLENQDQIALPSESEAKADGCTDHLPNDFLTCSGSEIEVHQPTSSLGEIAENAESAVNEEKVMESPIVKIIDHKDSTVKTEHLIDSPKLESSEGGIIQTVDKKSVESSEVHLLEHVENEDAEIIATCDTSGNENFNSIQDSENNLLKKNLNTKLDKSFEEKTESLVEHPRSTELPKTHVALIQKHFSEDNNEMIPMECDSFCSDQNESELEPSVSADAKQLNESYVEHSSQKNMSSSGPSNEKVETVSQPSEIPIDTIDKAKKPRTRRSRFHSPSTTWSPNKDTAREKKRSQSPSPKRETGKESRKSRSPSPKKESARGRRKSRSQSPKKDPRERRKSQSRSPKRDSTREGKRSESLSPKRDTSRENRRSQSRLKDSSPREKSRSRSRERESDRDGPKRDRDRERRTRRWSRSRSRSRSPSRSRTKSKSSSFGRNDRVSYSPRWKERWANDGWRCPRGNDRYRKNDSEKQNENTRKEKNDISPDADDSDSADKHRNDCPSWVTEKINSGPDPRTRNPEKLKDSHWEENRNENAGNSWNKNFGSGWMSNRGRGNRGRGAYRGGFAYTDQNENRWQNRKPLSGNSNSSGNETFKFVEQQPYKRKSEQEFSFDTPADRSGWTSASSWAVRKTLPADVQNYYSRRGRNSSGPQSGWMRQEEETTEQDSNLKDQTNQQGDGSQLPINMMQPQMNVMQQQMNAQHQPMNIFPYPVGVHAPLMNLQRNPFNIHPQLPLHLHTGVPLMQVAAPTSVSQGPPPPPPPPPPSQQVSYIASQPDGKQLQGIPSASHVSNNMSTPVLPAPTAAPGNVGTVQGPSSGNTSSSSHSRASNAAVKLAESKVSVTVEASADSSKTDKKLQIQEKAAQEVKLAIKPFYQNKDITKEEYKEIVRKAVDKVCHSKSGEVNSTKVANLVKAYVDKYKYSRKGSQKKTLEEPVSADKNIG, from the exons gtgaagaaaacaaagataatacTGCTGCCATTGGTCTGTTGTACAATGAAGCTGATAGATGTCCAATATGTCTCAGTTGCCTGTTAGAGAAGGAAATTGGTTTTCCAGAAAGCTGTAATCATGTCTTCTGCTTGACCTGTATTCTTAAATGGGCAGAG ACACTGGCTTCATGTCCTATTGACCGGAAACCTTTTCAGGCGGTGTTTAAATTCAGTGCATTGGAAGGTTGTGTTAAG GTTCACATAAAAAGACAGTtgagagaaacaaatgacaagaaaaatgaaagctctTTTAAGAAACAGCTGTCCTGTCAGGAAAATTCTAAAAGCTGTATGAG aaaaaaagtcaaaagagaagATCTTTTAAGTGCAAAACTTTATGACTTGAAGATGATATACA GAAACTCTAAATACAGTGaaatgggaggaaaagaaaatgcaataataaagacaaataag CCTCAAAGATCAAATCCGTGTACAAATCAGTGCTTCAGAAATTTTTTCTCCAATATCTTCTCTTCTAGTAGTCACACTGGAGAATCTTCTTTTACCAGTACAGCTTACTG TACAGAATTTATAGAAGTCAATGAAATCAGTGCGTTGATTAGGCAGAAGAGACAGGAACTGGAATTGTCATGGTTTCCTGATACATTACCTGGAAttggaag aATTAGTTTTATACCCTGGAATATTGAAACAGAAGTGCTTCCTCTCATCTCCTCCTCTGTGTTGCCAAGAACTATTTTTCCAACAAGTACCATATCTTTAGAAAATTTTG GTACTTCTTGCAAAGGATATGCATTAGCACATActcaagaaggagaagagaagaagcaAACTTCTGGTACCTCAAACACCAGAGGATCAAGACGAAAACCAGCAGCAACAACTCCTACAAGGAGATCTACACGTAACACGAGAGCTGAACCAGTCAGTCAGTCTCAGAGGTCCCCAGTATCAAATAATTCTGGGTGTGATGCCCCAGATAGTAATAATCCATCTGTAAGTGTTTCCTCTTCAGGTGAGTCAGAAAAGCAAACAAGGCAGGCTCCAAAACGGAAGtctgtaagaagaggaagaaaactacCTTTACTGAAAAAGAAACTTCGGAGCTCTGTACCTCCCCCTGAAAAATCATCTTCCAGTGATTCAGTAGATGAAGAAATAGTAGAATCTGACATACCACCTGTGTTAGAGAAAGAACATCAGTCAGATGTAGAAAGTAGTAGCACTGTGCAGATGAATACAGAAAATGAGTCTGCTGATGGCTTGAGACGTTGCCGTGAGCCAGTGGAAGAAAGTGAGGAACGTAGCGAGACCCATGACACAGAGGAAAGAGTAGAACCTTTATATTCTGAATCTGGTACCCAAGGTCCTCCTGTGCTAgttggagaggaggaggagattcAAAAAGTTGAGAATACAGGTATAGAGGCTAATATGTTATGTCTGGAAAGTGAGATTTCTAAGAATGCTTCTGAAAAAGGAGGTGACCCATTGGAAAATCAAGACCAAATAGCTTTACCTTCAGAATCAGAAGCAAAAGCTGATGGATGTACAGATCATCTTCCAAATGATTTTCTTACATGTTCAGGATCTGAAATTGAAGTACACCAACCTACATCAAGCCTAGGTGAGATCGCTGAGAATGCAGAGTCAGCGGTTAATGAAGAAAAAGTTATGGAGAGTCCTATAGTAAAAATTATTGATCATAAAGATTCTACAGTAAAAACAGAACATCTTATTGACAGCCCCAAATTAGAATCTTCTGAGGGTGGAATTATACAAACAGTGGACAAAAAATCTGTTGAGAGCTCAGAGGTTCATTTGCTTGAGCATGTTGAAAATGAAGATGCAGAAATAATTGCAACATGTGATACTTCAGGGAATGAAAATTTCAATAGTATTCAAGACTCTgaaaacaatttattaaaaaaaaatcttaacaccAAATTGGACAAATCTTTCGAAGAAAAGACTGAATCTCTGGTTGAACATCCCAGATCTACAGAATTGCCTAAAACACATGTTGCACTGATTCAGAAGCATTTTAGTGAGGACAATAATGAAATGATACCTATGGAATGTGATTCATTTTGCAGTGACCAGAATGAATCTGAACTCGAACCGTCTGTAAGTGCTGATGCTAAACAATTGAATGAAAGTTATGTGGAGCACAGTTCCCAAAAGAATATGTCATCTTCTGGTCCTTCAAATGAAAAGGTTGAAACTGTGTCTCAGCCGTCTGAAATCCCAATAGATACGATAGATAAAGCCAAAAAGCCTCGTACTCGAAGATCTAGATTTCATTCTCCATCTACAACCTGGTCTCCCAACAAAGACACTGCACGAGAAAAGAAGCGGTCTCAGTCTCCATCTCCCAAGagagaaactggaaaagaaagcaggaagtCTCGATCACCATCTCCCAAGAAAGAATCTGCAAGAGGACGGAGAAAATCTCGTTCTCAGTCCCCAAAAAAGGACCCACGAGAAAGGAGGAAATCTCAGTCTCGATCTCCAAAAAGAGATAGCACTAGGgaaggcaaaagatctgaatcACTCTCCCCAAAAAGAGACACTTCTAGAGAGAACAGAAGATCTCAGTCAAGACTGAAAGATTCCTCCCCAAGAGAAAAATCCAGGTCCcggagcagagaaagagaaagtgatagAGATGGGCCAAAGAGAGATCGAGATAGAGAAAGGAGAACCAGAAGGTGGTCTCGGTCCAGATCTCGTTCTAGGTCACCATCAAGATCTAGAACAAAAAGTAAGAGTTCATCATTTGGTAGAAATGACAGAGTCAGTTATTCTCCTCGATGGAAAGAAAGATGGGCAAATGATGGTTGGAGATGTCCACGAGGAAATGATCGATACAGAAAGAATgactcagagaaacagaatgaaaatacaagaaaagaaaaaaatgacatcagtCCAGATGCTGATGATTCAGATTCTGCTGACAAACATAGAAACGACTGTCCCAGTTgggtaacagaaaaaataaattctgggcCTGATCCGAGGACCAGAAAtccagaaaagttaaaagattCTCATtgggaagaaaatagaaatgaaaatgcagggaaTTCTTGGAATAAAAACTTTGGTTCAGGTTGGATGTCGAACCGTGGTAGAGGTAACCGTGGCAGAGGCGCTTACAGAGGTGGTTTTGCCTACACAGATCAAAATGAAAACAGGTGGCAAAACCGAAAACCCCTCTCAGGGAATTCAAATAGTTCAGGGAATGAGACTTTCAAGTTTGTGGAACAGCAGCCCTATAAACGGAAAAGTGAGCAAGAGTTCTCATTTGATACACCGGCAGATAGGTCGGGGTGGACATCTGCATCTAGCTGGGCTGTGAGAAAGACTCTGCCAGCAGATGTACAAAACTACTATTCACGACGAGGGAGGAATTCTTCAGGTCCACAGTCTGGATGGATGAGGCAAGAGGAGGAAACAACTGAACAGG atTCTAACCTAAAAGACCAAACCAACCAACAAGGTGATGGTTCTCAGCTACCTATAAATATGATGCAACCACAAATGAATGTAATGCAGCAACAAATGAATGCACAGCACCAGCCTATGAATATCTTCCCATATCCAGTGGGTGTTCATGCTCCTTTGATGAATCTCCAGCGCAATCCGTTTAACATTCATCCTCAGCTGCCCTTGCATCTGCACACAGGAGTACCTCTCATGCAGGTAGCTGCTCCCACCAGTGTATCTCAgggaccaccaccaccaccaccccctccccctccatcccagcAAGTCAGCTACATTGCTTCACAGCCAGATGGAAAGCAATTGCAG GGTATTCCTAGTGCTTCTCATGTAAGTAATAACATGAGTACACCAGTCTTGCCTGCTCcgacagcagccccaggaaatgtGGGAACAGTTCAGGGACCAAGTTCTGGTAATACTTCGTCATCAAGTCACAGCAGAGCTTCTAATGCTGCTGTAAAATTGGCAGAAAGCAAAGTAAGTGTTACAGTGGAAGCCAGCGCAGATAGCTCGAAGACAGACAAG AAATTACAAATTCAAGAAAAAGCAGCACAGGAGGTAAAATTGGCCATTAAgccattttatcaaaataaagatATCACCAAGGAAGAATATAAAGAGATTGTGCGGAAAGCGGTAGATAAA gtttGTCATAGTAAGAGTGGAGAAGTAAATTCTACTAAAGTGGCGAATCTGGTTAAAGCCTATGTAGACAAATACAAATATTCACGGAAGGGAAGCCAAAAGAAAACTCTGGAAGAACCTGTGTCTGCTGATAAAAACATAGGCTGA
- the SCAF11 gene encoding protein SCAF11 isoform X2 → MKKKTLYTLNVGDQDYEDMEGEENKDNTAAIGLLYNEADRCPICLSCLLEKEIGFPESCNHVFCLTCILKWAETLASCPIDRKPFQAVFKFSALEGCVKVHIKRQLRETNDKKNESSFKKQLSCQENSKSCMRKKVKREDLLSAKLYDLKMIYRNSKYSEMGGKENAIIKTNKPQRSNPCTNQCFRNFFSNIFSSSSHTGESSFTSTAYCTEFIEVNEISALIRQKRQELELSWFPDTLPGIGRISFIPWNIETEVLPLISSSVLPRTIFPTSTISLENFGTSCKGYALAHTQEGEEKKQTSGTSNTRGSRRKPAATTPTRRSTRNTRAEPVSQSQRSPVSNNSGCDAPDSNNPSVSVSSSGESEKQTRQAPKRKSVRRGRKLPLLKKKLRSSVPPPEKSSSSDSVDEEIVESDIPPVLEKEHQSDVESSSTVQMNTENESADGLRRCREPVEESEERSETHDTEERVEPLYSESGTQGPPVLVGEEEEIQKVENTGIEANMLCLESEISKNASEKGGDPLENQDQIALPSESEAKADGCTDHLPNDFLTCSGSEIEVHQPTSSLGEIAENAESAVNEEKVMESPIVKIIDHKDSTVKTEHLIDSPKLESSEGGIIQTVDKKSVESSEVHLLEHVENEDAEIIATCDTSGNENFNSIQDSENNLLKKNLNTKLDKSFEEKTESLVEHPRSTELPKTHVALIQKHFSEDNNEMIPMECDSFCSDQNESELEPSVSADAKQLNESYVEHSSQKNMSSSGPSNEKVETVSQPSEIPIDTIDKAKKPRTRRSRFHSPSTTWSPNKDTAREKKRSQSPSPKRETGKESRKSRSPSPKKESARGRRKSRSQSPKKDPRERRKSQSRSPKRDSTREGKRSESLSPKRDTSRENRRSQSRLKDSSPREKSRSRSRERESDRDGPKRDRDRERRTRRWSRSRSRSRSPSRSRTKSKSSSFGRNDRVSYSPRWKERWANDGWRCPRGNDRYRKNDSEKQNENTRKEKNDISPDADDSDSADKHRNDCPSWVTEKINSGPDPRTRNPEKLKDSHWEENRNENAGNSWNKNFGSGWMSNRGRGNRGRGAYRGGFAYTDQNENRWQNRKPLSGNSNSSGNETFKFVEQQPYKRKSEQEFSFDTPADRSGWTSASSWAVRKTLPADVQNYYSRRGRNSSGPQSGWMRQEEETTEQDSNLKDQTNQQGDGSQLPINMMQPQMNVMQQQMNAQHQPMNIFPYPVGVHAPLMNLQRNPFNIHPQLPLHLHTGVPLMQVAAPTSVSQGPPPPPPPPPPSQQVSYIASQPDGKQLQGIPSASHVSNNMSTPVLPAPTAAPGNVGTVQGPSSGNTSSSSHSRASNAAVKLAESKKLQIQEKAAQEVKLAIKPFYQNKDITKEEYKEIVRKAVDKVCHSKSGEVNSTKVANLVKAYVDKYKYSRKGSQKKTLEEPVSADKNIG, encoded by the exons gtgaagaaaacaaagataatacTGCTGCCATTGGTCTGTTGTACAATGAAGCTGATAGATGTCCAATATGTCTCAGTTGCCTGTTAGAGAAGGAAATTGGTTTTCCAGAAAGCTGTAATCATGTCTTCTGCTTGACCTGTATTCTTAAATGGGCAGAG ACACTGGCTTCATGTCCTATTGACCGGAAACCTTTTCAGGCGGTGTTTAAATTCAGTGCATTGGAAGGTTGTGTTAAG GTTCACATAAAAAGACAGTtgagagaaacaaatgacaagaaaaatgaaagctctTTTAAGAAACAGCTGTCCTGTCAGGAAAATTCTAAAAGCTGTATGAG aaaaaaagtcaaaagagaagATCTTTTAAGTGCAAAACTTTATGACTTGAAGATGATATACA GAAACTCTAAATACAGTGaaatgggaggaaaagaaaatgcaataataaagacaaataag CCTCAAAGATCAAATCCGTGTACAAATCAGTGCTTCAGAAATTTTTTCTCCAATATCTTCTCTTCTAGTAGTCACACTGGAGAATCTTCTTTTACCAGTACAGCTTACTG TACAGAATTTATAGAAGTCAATGAAATCAGTGCGTTGATTAGGCAGAAGAGACAGGAACTGGAATTGTCATGGTTTCCTGATACATTACCTGGAAttggaag aATTAGTTTTATACCCTGGAATATTGAAACAGAAGTGCTTCCTCTCATCTCCTCCTCTGTGTTGCCAAGAACTATTTTTCCAACAAGTACCATATCTTTAGAAAATTTTG GTACTTCTTGCAAAGGATATGCATTAGCACATActcaagaaggagaagagaagaagcaAACTTCTGGTACCTCAAACACCAGAGGATCAAGACGAAAACCAGCAGCAACAACTCCTACAAGGAGATCTACACGTAACACGAGAGCTGAACCAGTCAGTCAGTCTCAGAGGTCCCCAGTATCAAATAATTCTGGGTGTGATGCCCCAGATAGTAATAATCCATCTGTAAGTGTTTCCTCTTCAGGTGAGTCAGAAAAGCAAACAAGGCAGGCTCCAAAACGGAAGtctgtaagaagaggaagaaaactacCTTTACTGAAAAAGAAACTTCGGAGCTCTGTACCTCCCCCTGAAAAATCATCTTCCAGTGATTCAGTAGATGAAGAAATAGTAGAATCTGACATACCACCTGTGTTAGAGAAAGAACATCAGTCAGATGTAGAAAGTAGTAGCACTGTGCAGATGAATACAGAAAATGAGTCTGCTGATGGCTTGAGACGTTGCCGTGAGCCAGTGGAAGAAAGTGAGGAACGTAGCGAGACCCATGACACAGAGGAAAGAGTAGAACCTTTATATTCTGAATCTGGTACCCAAGGTCCTCCTGTGCTAgttggagaggaggaggagattcAAAAAGTTGAGAATACAGGTATAGAGGCTAATATGTTATGTCTGGAAAGTGAGATTTCTAAGAATGCTTCTGAAAAAGGAGGTGACCCATTGGAAAATCAAGACCAAATAGCTTTACCTTCAGAATCAGAAGCAAAAGCTGATGGATGTACAGATCATCTTCCAAATGATTTTCTTACATGTTCAGGATCTGAAATTGAAGTACACCAACCTACATCAAGCCTAGGTGAGATCGCTGAGAATGCAGAGTCAGCGGTTAATGAAGAAAAAGTTATGGAGAGTCCTATAGTAAAAATTATTGATCATAAAGATTCTACAGTAAAAACAGAACATCTTATTGACAGCCCCAAATTAGAATCTTCTGAGGGTGGAATTATACAAACAGTGGACAAAAAATCTGTTGAGAGCTCAGAGGTTCATTTGCTTGAGCATGTTGAAAATGAAGATGCAGAAATAATTGCAACATGTGATACTTCAGGGAATGAAAATTTCAATAGTATTCAAGACTCTgaaaacaatttattaaaaaaaaatcttaacaccAAATTGGACAAATCTTTCGAAGAAAAGACTGAATCTCTGGTTGAACATCCCAGATCTACAGAATTGCCTAAAACACATGTTGCACTGATTCAGAAGCATTTTAGTGAGGACAATAATGAAATGATACCTATGGAATGTGATTCATTTTGCAGTGACCAGAATGAATCTGAACTCGAACCGTCTGTAAGTGCTGATGCTAAACAATTGAATGAAAGTTATGTGGAGCACAGTTCCCAAAAGAATATGTCATCTTCTGGTCCTTCAAATGAAAAGGTTGAAACTGTGTCTCAGCCGTCTGAAATCCCAATAGATACGATAGATAAAGCCAAAAAGCCTCGTACTCGAAGATCTAGATTTCATTCTCCATCTACAACCTGGTCTCCCAACAAAGACACTGCACGAGAAAAGAAGCGGTCTCAGTCTCCATCTCCCAAGagagaaactggaaaagaaagcaggaagtCTCGATCACCATCTCCCAAGAAAGAATCTGCAAGAGGACGGAGAAAATCTCGTTCTCAGTCCCCAAAAAAGGACCCACGAGAAAGGAGGAAATCTCAGTCTCGATCTCCAAAAAGAGATAGCACTAGGgaaggcaaaagatctgaatcACTCTCCCCAAAAAGAGACACTTCTAGAGAGAACAGAAGATCTCAGTCAAGACTGAAAGATTCCTCCCCAAGAGAAAAATCCAGGTCCcggagcagagaaagagaaagtgatagAGATGGGCCAAAGAGAGATCGAGATAGAGAAAGGAGAACCAGAAGGTGGTCTCGGTCCAGATCTCGTTCTAGGTCACCATCAAGATCTAGAACAAAAAGTAAGAGTTCATCATTTGGTAGAAATGACAGAGTCAGTTATTCTCCTCGATGGAAAGAAAGATGGGCAAATGATGGTTGGAGATGTCCACGAGGAAATGATCGATACAGAAAGAATgactcagagaaacagaatgaaaatacaagaaaagaaaaaaatgacatcagtCCAGATGCTGATGATTCAGATTCTGCTGACAAACATAGAAACGACTGTCCCAGTTgggtaacagaaaaaataaattctgggcCTGATCCGAGGACCAGAAAtccagaaaagttaaaagattCTCATtgggaagaaaatagaaatgaaaatgcagggaaTTCTTGGAATAAAAACTTTGGTTCAGGTTGGATGTCGAACCGTGGTAGAGGTAACCGTGGCAGAGGCGCTTACAGAGGTGGTTTTGCCTACACAGATCAAAATGAAAACAGGTGGCAAAACCGAAAACCCCTCTCAGGGAATTCAAATAGTTCAGGGAATGAGACTTTCAAGTTTGTGGAACAGCAGCCCTATAAACGGAAAAGTGAGCAAGAGTTCTCATTTGATACACCGGCAGATAGGTCGGGGTGGACATCTGCATCTAGCTGGGCTGTGAGAAAGACTCTGCCAGCAGATGTACAAAACTACTATTCACGACGAGGGAGGAATTCTTCAGGTCCACAGTCTGGATGGATGAGGCAAGAGGAGGAAACAACTGAACAGG atTCTAACCTAAAAGACCAAACCAACCAACAAGGTGATGGTTCTCAGCTACCTATAAATATGATGCAACCACAAATGAATGTAATGCAGCAACAAATGAATGCACAGCACCAGCCTATGAATATCTTCCCATATCCAGTGGGTGTTCATGCTCCTTTGATGAATCTCCAGCGCAATCCGTTTAACATTCATCCTCAGCTGCCCTTGCATCTGCACACAGGAGTACCTCTCATGCAGGTAGCTGCTCCCACCAGTGTATCTCAgggaccaccaccaccaccaccccctccccctccatcccagcAAGTCAGCTACATTGCTTCACAGCCAGATGGAAAGCAATTGCAG GGTATTCCTAGTGCTTCTCATGTAAGTAATAACATGAGTACACCAGTCTTGCCTGCTCcgacagcagccccaggaaatgtGGGAACAGTTCAGGGACCAAGTTCTGGTAATACTTCGTCATCAAGTCACAGCAGAGCTTCTAATGCTGCTGTAAAATTGGCAGAAAGCAAA AAATTACAAATTCAAGAAAAAGCAGCACAGGAGGTAAAATTGGCCATTAAgccattttatcaaaataaagatATCACCAAGGAAGAATATAAAGAGATTGTGCGGAAAGCGGTAGATAAA gtttGTCATAGTAAGAGTGGAGAAGTAAATTCTACTAAAGTGGCGAATCTGGTTAAAGCCTATGTAGACAAATACAAATATTCACGGAAGGGAAGCCAAAAGAAAACTCTGGAAGAACCTGTGTCTGCTGATAAAAACATAGGCTGA